From the genome of Triticum aestivum cultivar Chinese Spring chromosome 3B, IWGSC CS RefSeq v2.1, whole genome shotgun sequence, one region includes:
- the LOC123066139 gene encoding probable inactive methyltransferase Os04g0175900 — protein MEKTNIVACRNPTSRDASDDEEATWSHAWGLISGFAVSITLKTAIELGIIDALTNAAGRALTVDELAAQLPAPDKAGSAASVDRLLRLLAAFDVVRCSTETGPDCEAVRKYTPAPVCRWLTSNRSDGSLAPLAMLAVDQDYLPTWNQMGAAVVCGVPTPFERAHGVPLFEYMGKNPRLSGVFNQAMFHMSVTVISKMVERFDGFDGVEVLVDVGGGTGAALEMITARHKHIKGINFDLPYVITQAPSLPGVENIAGNMFENVPTGDAIFLKWILHLQNDDECIKILKNCHRALPANGKVIVVEIVLPTTTEATREAQNMFLLDVIMFNNQQGGKERTEQDFLKMARSSGFDGAFRSTYIFGNFWALEFTK, from the exons ATGGAAAAAACTAACATCGTGGCTTGTAGGAATCCAACTTCTCGTGACGCGAGCGATGACGAGGAAGCGACGTGGTCGCATGCATGGGGGCTCATCTCGGGCTTTGCCGTCTCCATCACCCTCAAAACAGCAATCGAGCTCGGCATCATCGACGCACTGACCAACGCCGCCGGCCGTGCGCTGACGGTGGACGAGCTGGCCGCGCAGCTCCCGGCACCGGACAAGGCCGGGTCGGCTGCCTCGGTGGACCGGCTTCTCCGGCTCCTTGCCGCCTTCGACGTTGTGCGGTGTTCGACGGAGACGGGTCCGGACTGTGAGGCAGTCCGGAAGTACACTCCGGCGCCGGTGTGCCGGTGGCTCACCAGCAACCGCAGCGATGGGTCGCTGGCCCCCTTGGCCATGTTGGCCGTCGACCAGGATTACTTGCCGACCTG GAATCAAATGGGGGCGGCGGTGGTGTGCGGTGTTCCAACGCCGTTCGAGAGGGCGCACGGGGTGCCGCTGTTTGAGTACATGGGGAAGAACCCTCGGCTAAGCGGGGTGTTCAACCAAGCTATGTTCCACATGTCAGTCACGGTCATCAGCAAGATGGTCGAGCGCTTCGACGGCTTCGACGGCGTCGAAGTTCTCGTCGACGTCGGCGGGGGGACTGGTGCCGCCCTGGAGATGATCACCGCCCGCCACAAGCATATAAAGGGCATCAACTTTGACCTGCCTTACGTCATCACTCAGGCGCCGTCTCTCCCGG GTGTGGAAAATATTGCTGGAAATATGTTTGAGAATGTACCCACGGGAGATGCAATTTTTTTAAAG TGGATACTCCATCTACAGAATGATGATGAATGCATTAAGATCCTCAAGAACTGCCACCGGGCTCTTCCAGCCAACGGCAAGGTGATCGTTGTGGAAATTGTCCTGCCGACCACCACAGAGGCAACTCGTGAGGCGCAGAATATGTTCCTTCTAGACGTCATCATGTTCAATAACCAGCAGGGTGGAAAGGAGAGGACTGAGCAGGATTTCCTAAAGATGGCCAGGAGCTCCGGGTTTGATGGTGCCTTCCGTTCCACCTACATCTTCGGTAACTTCTGGGCTCTCGAGTTCACCAAGTAG